The proteins below are encoded in one region of Hordeum vulgare subsp. vulgare chromosome 3H, MorexV3_pseudomolecules_assembly, whole genome shotgun sequence:
- the LOC123445676 gene encoding pentatricopeptide repeat-containing protein At3g48250, chloroplastic, translated as MAAPPASSAHLRRLLLPHLRRNRLFSALTETPPLPPPAPAPTTDAVLYSLRGLSKDPPQALSLFRRAAASGHPLGPAAYNLMLRTLASTPAAAQAHFWPFLRDMEAAGHSVDQGTYLAALASFKRASLTTDYATLSARLAKSRADHAAAGGTPLTAAADAVRGLDLELDQAGLDEELERKLEGVAEQLMPLTEAAVAGVLREARDVPSKALAFFRWAGRQRGYEHGSVAYNAMARVLGREDSLREFWELVQEMKAGGVHVDIDTYMKLSRQFQKRHMMTEAVELYELMMDGPYKPAQQDGPLLLRRIAMGPEPDLELVYRVVRKFEAVYEFKTKNVFDGIHRALTSNGRFDEAAEIVERMRTAGHQPDNITYSQLIFGLCKAAKCDEARQVLDEMEAEGCTPDLKTWTMLIQGHCAAGEVDKALQYLTEMIEKDLEADADLLDVMVKGLCRQDKFDAAYTLFVEMVDNAKLTPWQGTYKHIIAELLRVKKLEEALALLKSMKARKFPPFADPFPSNIAEYGTLEDARDFLKALKGSSNNYPQPPTYVQIFKAFFAEGRYSEAQDLLYKCPIHIRRHHDVIELFEPKKAEATA; from the coding sequence ATGGCggcgccgccggcctcctccgcccacctccgccgcctcctcctgccacACCTCCGCCGCAACCGCCTCTTCTCCGCCCTCACCGAAACCCCTCCGCTCCCGCCGCCCGCCCCCGCCCCGACCACGGACGCCGTGCTCTACTCGCTCCGCGGCCTCTCCAAGGACCCGCCCCAGGCGCTCTCCCTCTTCCGGCGCGCGGCGGCCTCGGGCCACCCGCTCGGCCCCGCGGCCTACAACCTCATGCTGCGCACGCTCGCCTCCACCCCGGCCGCCGCGCAGGCCCACTTCTGGCCCTTCCTCCGCGACATGGAGGCCGCCGGCCACTCCGTCGACCAGGGCACTTACCTCGCCGCCCTCGCCTCCTTCAAGCGCGCCAGCCTCACCACCGACTACGCCACCCTCTCCGCCCGCCTCGCCAAGTCACGGGCCGACCACGCTGCTGCCGGCGGCACccccctcaccgccgccgccgacgccgtcCGCGGGCTCGACCTCGAGCTCGACCAGGCGGGTTTGGACGAGGAGCTCGAGAGGAAGCTGGAGGGCGTCGCGGAGCAGCTGATGCCGCTCACGGAGGCGGCCGTGGCCGGGGTGCTGCGGGAGGCGAGGGACGTCCCCTCCAAGGCGCTCGCTTTCTTCCGGTGGGCCGGCCGGCAGAGGGGGTACGAGCACGGGTCCGTCGCCTACAACGCCATGGCGAGGGTGCTCGGCCGGGAGGACTCGCTGCGTGAGTTCTGGGAGCTGGTGCAGGAGATGAAGGCCGGCGGGGTGCACGTCGACATCGACACCTACATGAAGCTGTCCCGGCAGTTCCAGAAGCGCCACATGATGACCGAGGCCGTGGAGCTCTACGAGCTCATGATGGACGGCCCCTACAAGCCCGCGCAGCAGGACGGGCCGCTGCTCCTCCGGCGCATCGCCATGGGGCCGGAGCCCGACCTCGAGCTGGTCTACCGCGTCGTGAGGAAGTTCGAGGCCGTCTACGAGTTCAAGACCAAGAACGTGTTCGACGGGATCCACAGGGCGCTCACCAGCAATGGCAGGTTCGACGAGGCCGCGGAGATCGTGGAAAGGATGCGAACCGCTGGCCACCAGCCGGACAATATCACGTATAGCCAGTTGATCTTTGGGCTGTGCAAGGCCGCCAAGTGCGATGAAGCTCGCCAGGTGCTCGATGAAATGGAGGCTGAGGGTTGCACCCCGGATTTGAAGACCTGGACCATGTTGATCCAAGGGCACTGTGCGGCCGGGGAGGTGGACAAGGCTCTGCAGTACCTGACAGAGATGATCGAGAAGGACTTGGAGGCAGACGCCGATTTGCTGGATGTGATGGTGAAAGGTCTGTGCAGACAGGACAAGTTTGATGCGGCTTACACTTTGTTTGTTGAGATGGTGGACAATGCCAAGTTGACCCCGTGGCAAGGCACTTACAAGCATATCATTGCCGAGTTGCTGAGGGTGAAGAAACTCGAGGAGGCACTGGCCCTTCTTAAATCAATGAAGGCCCGCAAGTTTCCGCCTTTTGCAGACCCCTTCCCTTCAAACATCGCTGAATACGGGACGCTTGAAGATGCCAGGGACTTTCTCAAGGCCCTGAAAGGATCGTCTAATAACTATCCGCAGCCCCCTACCTACGTGCAGATCTTCAAGGCATTCTTTGCGGAGGGGAGATACTCAGAGGCTCAGGATTTACTCTACAAATGCCCCATCCATATCCGCAGGCATCATGATGTCATCGAGCTGTTTGAACCAAAAAAAGCTGAGGCTACTGCTTGA